A window from Pokkaliibacter sp. MBI-7 encodes these proteins:
- a CDS encoding cytoplasmic protein: MSVYRLVIHRHGKLLGHFESGTPWAEQAIMEVAALFPDAAGFQLSAQKSIEERRLLASGPEGVQIIHAEHTFTPLELAAGSPT; this comes from the coding sequence ATGAGCGTCTACCGCCTGGTGATTCACCGTCATGGCAAACTGCTGGGCCACTTCGAGTCCGGCACCCCCTGGGCAGAACAGGCCATCATGGAAGTGGCCGCACTGTTTCCCGACGCTGCCGGATTTCAGCTCAGCGCGCAGAAATCCATCGAGGAGCGCCGGCTGCTGGCCAGTGGCCCGGAAGGCGTGCAGATAATCCATGCCGAACATACCTTTACCCCGCTGGAGCTTGCTGCAGGGTCACCGACATGA
- the kynA gene encoding tryptophan 2,3-dioxygenase, whose product MVDLADEQVHWDQDISYGQYLSLGPLLNCQHPRSTQHDEMLFITIHQAAELWMKLCLHEAYGAVAHIRADNLRPAFKMLTRVARIQDQLISAWEVLVTMTPADYASFRDELGQSSGFQSYQYRELEFLLGNKNASMIEAHRGHARHYQHLTDVLQAPSIYDEVLKLLRKRGFAIPDSHVQRDWSQPYQASADVEAIWLEIYRNTAAHWDLYELAEKLVDMEFNFQRWRFSHMKTVERIIGYKRGTGGTGGVSYLVKALDLQFFPELWAVRTAI is encoded by the coding sequence ATGGTCGATCTGGCCGATGAACAGGTGCACTGGGATCAGGACATCAGCTACGGTCAGTACCTGAGCCTGGGGCCACTGCTCAATTGCCAGCACCCTCGTTCCACCCAGCACGATGAGATGCTGTTTATCACCATCCATCAGGCTGCCGAGCTGTGGATGAAACTGTGTCTGCATGAAGCCTACGGCGCCGTGGCCCATATCCGTGCCGATAATCTGCGCCCGGCCTTCAAGATGCTGACCCGGGTAGCACGTATTCAGGATCAGCTGATCAGCGCCTGGGAAGTGCTGGTGACCATGACGCCGGCCGACTATGCCAGCTTCCGCGATGAGCTGGGGCAGAGCTCTGGCTTCCAGTCCTACCAGTACCGTGAGCTGGAGTTTCTGCTGGGCAACAAGAATGCCAGCATGATCGAGGCGCACCGGGGCCATGCCCGTCACTATCAGCATCTGACCGACGTGCTGCAGGCACCCAGTATCTATGACGAAGTGCTGAAGCTGCTGCGTAAACGTGGCTTTGCTATCCCTGACAGCCATGTCCAGCGTGACTGGTCACAGCCCTATCAGGCCAGTGCCGACGTCGAGGCGATCTGGCTGGAAATCTACCGTAATACCGCCGCGCACTGGGATCTGTACGAGCTGGCGGAAAAGCTGGTGGATATGGAGTTCAACTTCCAGCGCTGGCGCTTCAGTCACATGAAAACCGTTGAACGCATCATCGGCTACAAACGTGGCACCGGTGGTACCGGCGGTGTCAGCTATCTGGTCAAGGCGCTGGATCTGCAGTTCTTCCCGGAACTGTGGGCAGTGCGCACAGCCATCTGA
- a CDS encoding NAD+ synthase, with protein sequence MKPGLRIVMAQLDFLVGDIPGNTAKVIAAANDARDRLQADLIVFPELTLTGYPPEDLLLRPSLQLRVSKALQQVQEEVRGIGVMLGYPWREPEGLYNMAAYIEEGQVQGIYRKQSLPNYQVFDEKRYFVPGHLPCVVEIKGRPVAITICEDMWQPQPVMQAREAGAELIINLNASPFHIGKWEERRKLLAERARQAGCPIVYTNLVGGQDELVFDGGSMVVDGEGQLVASAPCYEEGLYPVDFQLEPALTPVAQRLAPQPDKLASVYSALVAGVRDYVNKNGFKGVVLGLSGGIDSALTLAIAVDALGKERVSAVMMPFRYTSSMSLEDAQAEATTLGVDYRILSIEPMFEAFMGTLADSFVNTVVDTTEQNLQARCRGVLLMALSNKLGYLVLTTGNKSEMAVGYATLYGDMAGGFDVLKDVPKTLVFKLSEYRNRLGAVIPQRVIDRPPSAELAPDQVDEDNLPPYEVLDAILELYIEKDYSAHAIAAQGFELETVKRVIRLVDVNEYKRRQAAIGPRITQRGFGRDRRYPITSAWKSGE encoded by the coding sequence ATGAAGCCTGGTTTGCGCATCGTTATGGCGCAGCTCGATTTTCTGGTGGGAGATATTCCCGGCAATACTGCCAAGGTGATTGCGGCTGCCAATGATGCCCGTGACCGGCTGCAGGCAGACCTGATAGTGTTCCCCGAACTGACCCTGACCGGCTACCCGCCGGAGGATTTGCTGCTGCGTCCCAGCTTGCAGCTGCGCGTCAGTAAAGCCCTGCAGCAGGTGCAGGAAGAAGTCCGCGGTATCGGCGTGATGCTCGGCTACCCCTGGCGTGAGCCGGAAGGCCTGTACAACATGGCCGCCTACATCGAAGAAGGACAGGTTCAGGGCATCTACCGCAAGCAGAGCCTGCCCAACTATCAGGTATTCGACGAGAAACGTTATTTTGTCCCCGGCCATCTTCCCTGCGTGGTGGAGATCAAGGGCCGCCCGGTGGCCATTACCATCTGCGAAGATATGTGGCAGCCACAGCCGGTGATGCAGGCTCGTGAGGCCGGTGCCGAGCTGATCATCAACCTCAATGCCTCACCGTTCCACATCGGTAAATGGGAAGAACGCCGCAAGCTGCTGGCTGAACGTGCCCGCCAGGCGGGCTGCCCGATTGTCTACACCAATCTGGTGGGCGGTCAGGATGAGCTGGTGTTTGATGGTGGCTCCATGGTGGTGGACGGCGAAGGCCAGCTGGTAGCGTCCGCTCCCTGCTATGAAGAAGGTCTGTATCCGGTCGATTTCCAGCTGGAGCCTGCCCTGACGCCGGTGGCGCAGAGGCTGGCACCGCAGCCGGACAAACTGGCTTCCGTTTACTCGGCACTGGTGGCCGGTGTACGTGATTACGTCAACAAGAACGGCTTCAAGGGTGTGGTACTGGGCTTGTCCGGTGGTATCGACTCGGCCCTGACGCTGGCCATTGCCGTGGACGCGCTGGGCAAGGAGCGGGTATCGGCGGTGATGATGCCGTTCCGTTACACCTCTTCCATGAGTCTGGAAGATGCGCAGGCAGAAGCCACCACGCTGGGCGTCGATTACCGCATCCTGTCTATCGAACCCATGTTTGAAGCCTTTATGGGCACCCTGGCCGATTCGTTTGTCAATACCGTGGTGGATACTACCGAGCAGAATCTGCAGGCGCGCTGCCGTGGTGTACTGCTGATGGCCCTGTCCAACAAGCTGGGCTATCTGGTGCTGACCACCGGTAACAAGAGCGAAATGGCGGTCGGTTATGCCACCCTCTACGGTGACATGGCCGGTGGCTTCGATGTGCTCAAGGATGTACCGAAAACGCTGGTGTTCAAGCTGTCCGAGTATCGCAACCGCCTCGGTGCGGTGATTCCGCAGCGGGTCATTGACCGTCCGCCATCAGCTGAGCTGGCACCGGATCAGGTGGACGAAGACAACCTGCCCCCCTATGAAGTGCTGGATGCCATTCTGGAGCTGTATATCGAGAAGGACTACAGCGCCCATGCCATTGCCGCGCAGGGCTTTGAGCTGGAAACCGTCAAGCGCGTGATTCGCCTGGTGGATGTTAACGAATACAAACGCCGTCAGGCAGCCATTGGACCTCGTATCACCCAGCGCGGCTTTGGCCGTGATCGCCGTTATCCCATCACCTCTGCCTGGAAGTCGGGCGAGTAA
- the kynU gene encoding kynureninase produces the protein MTEQLNRELLQRWDQDDELAGFREQFHLPDNLIYMNGNSLGVMPKQALARAQDVVGREWGNDLIRSWNINHWIDLPQRLGNKIARLVGADEGEVIVCDSTSVNLFKLAAAAVRMQPGRSKIISEPGNFPTDLYVLQGVEQFSDGRVQLHTVERKQLLEAIDEDTAVVVLTHVHYKSGSMFDMAALTARAHEKGALILWDLSHSTGAVPVDLNGVGADFAIGCGYKYLNGGPGAPAFLFVARRHQATLQQPLSGWFGHANPFAMRDDYEPAPGIERTLCGTTSVIGASVLEVGVDLMVAADMTKVRAKSVKMGELFIALVEQRLQGLGFTLVSSKDSAQRGSQVSLRHEQGYAIMQALIARGVIGDFRAPDILRFGFTPLYLRYVDIWDAVEVLADIMATGQWQHSDYQVRTKVT, from the coding sequence GTGACTGAGCAACTGAACCGCGAACTTTTACAGCGCTGGGATCAGGATGACGAGCTGGCGGGATTCCGCGAACAGTTTCACCTGCCTGACAACCTGATCTACATGAATGGCAACTCACTGGGCGTAATGCCTAAGCAGGCACTGGCGCGAGCGCAGGATGTAGTAGGGCGTGAGTGGGGCAATGACCTGATCCGCAGCTGGAATATCAACCACTGGATCGACCTGCCCCAGCGTCTGGGTAACAAGATTGCCCGTCTGGTGGGCGCTGATGAAGGTGAAGTCATCGTCTGTGACTCCACCTCCGTCAACCTGTTCAAACTGGCTGCCGCTGCGGTGCGGATGCAACCGGGGCGCAGCAAGATCATTTCCGAGCCGGGCAACTTCCCGACGGACCTGTATGTCCTGCAGGGGGTGGAGCAGTTCAGTGATGGCCGGGTGCAGCTGCATACCGTCGAGCGTAAGCAGCTGCTGGAGGCTATTGATGAAGATACGGCGGTCGTGGTTCTGACCCATGTGCACTACAAGAGCGGCAGCATGTTCGATATGGCGGCGCTCACTGCCCGTGCCCATGAAAAAGGGGCACTGATTCTGTGGGATCTGAGCCACAGTACCGGTGCCGTGCCGGTGGATCTGAACGGCGTCGGCGCTGACTTTGCCATTGGCTGTGGCTACAAGTACCTCAATGGTGGCCCCGGTGCGCCTGCGTTTCTGTTTGTTGCTCGCCGCCATCAGGCGACCCTGCAACAGCCACTGAGCGGCTGGTTCGGCCATGCCAATCCGTTCGCCATGCGTGATGACTACGAGCCTGCCCCTGGCATTGAACGTACTCTGTGCGGTACTACCAGTGTTATTGGTGCTTCGGTACTGGAGGTCGGTGTCGATCTGATGGTGGCAGCGGATATGACCAAGGTGCGTGCCAAGTCGGTGAAGATGGGTGAGCTGTTCATCGCACTGGTCGAGCAGCGCCTGCAGGGGCTGGGTTTTACCCTGGTTTCCAGCAAGGATTCTGCCCAGCGTGGCAGTCAGGTATCGCTGCGCCATGAGCAGGGTTACGCCATCATGCAGGCATTGATTGCCCGTGGGGTGATCGGTGACTTCCGTGCACCGGACATTCTGCGCTTCGGCTTTACCCCGCTGTACCTGCGTTACGTGGATATCTGGGATGCGGTGGAGGTGCTGGCTGACATCATGGCCACAGGCCAGTGGCAGCATAGTGATTATCAGGTGCGTACCAAGGTCACCTGA
- a CDS encoding DASH family cryptochrome — MSDSLPTTGLLWFRHDLRLHDNPALWQLTQRCQQQACVYVVDPRWRDPGPFGCCPLGPHRARFLLDSLEDLHQQLQRRGHSLWLLCAEPVGALRQLCQLRPMDLLGCNHHPGVYEQQQYRHLLDQWPSECLLGDAAHTLFSRQQLPFALPALPVSFTPFRQQVEQHPLPDTVLPEPVRWPEPLSLSPLAHPFRREQLTRWLKLEEKEDRNPFQGGASAAQAQLHDYLLGHQQVRHYKQTRNELCGWGNSSRLSPWLANGCLSARQVLAALHQHEERYDRNDSTYWLSFELLWREYFQWVLEKHGARLFAPSGQQGKVLTGRHEPQRFQQWCQGQTDYPLVNACMKELLHTSWLSNRGRQLVASCLVNELQLDWRYGAAWFEQQLLDFDVASNWGNWQYLAGVGNDPRGQRHFNLTKQEELYDPLQHYQQRWLGGALGPESE, encoded by the coding sequence ATGTCTGACTCTCTGCCGACCACAGGGCTGCTGTGGTTCCGACACGATCTGCGCCTGCACGATAACCCTGCCCTGTGGCAGCTGACTCAGCGTTGCCAGCAGCAGGCCTGCGTATATGTGGTCGATCCTCGCTGGCGTGATCCCGGCCCGTTTGGCTGTTGCCCGCTGGGCCCACATCGAGCCCGCTTTCTGCTCGACAGTCTGGAAGACCTGCATCAGCAACTGCAGCGGCGGGGGCATTCGCTCTGGCTGCTCTGCGCTGAGCCCGTCGGGGCACTCCGCCAGCTGTGCCAGCTCAGGCCGATGGATCTGCTCGGCTGCAATCATCACCCCGGCGTCTACGAACAGCAGCAGTACCGGCACCTGCTTGATCAATGGCCATCAGAGTGCCTCCTCGGTGACGCTGCCCATACCCTGTTCAGTCGCCAGCAACTGCCCTTTGCCCTGCCTGCCCTCCCCGTTTCCTTTACTCCCTTTCGCCAGCAGGTAGAGCAGCATCCGCTGCCCGATACCGTACTGCCCGAACCGGTGCGCTGGCCGGAACCACTGTCGCTCAGCCCACTGGCACACCCCTTCCGGCGTGAACAGCTGACGCGCTGGCTCAAGCTCGAAGAGAAGGAAGACCGCAACCCCTTTCAGGGCGGTGCCAGTGCCGCACAAGCCCAGCTGCACGATTATCTGCTCGGGCATCAGCAGGTCAGGCACTACAAGCAGACCCGCAATGAGCTGTGCGGATGGGGCAACTCCTCCAGACTGTCACCCTGGCTGGCCAACGGCTGCCTGTCCGCTCGTCAGGTGCTGGCAGCGCTGCACCAGCATGAAGAACGCTACGACAGGAATGATTCCACATACTGGCTGAGCTTTGAGTTACTGTGGCGGGAATATTTCCAGTGGGTACTGGAGAAGCACGGGGCGCGTCTGTTTGCCCCCTCCGGCCAGCAGGGTAAAGTACTGACGGGTCGCCATGAGCCTCAGCGCTTTCAGCAGTGGTGTCAGGGCCAGACAGACTATCCGCTGGTGAACGCCTGCATGAAGGAACTACTTCATACCAGCTGGCTGTCCAATCGCGGCCGGCAGCTGGTAGCCAGCTGTCTGGTCAACGAACTGCAACTGGACTGGCGCTATGGTGCGGCGTGGTTTGAGCAGCAGCTGCTGGACTTTGATGTCGCCAGCAACTGGGGTAACTGGCAGTATCTGGCCGGTGTCGGTAACGACCCACGTGGTCAGCGCCACTTCAATCTGACCAAACAGGAAGAGCTGTATGATCCGCTGCAGCACTATCAACAACGCTGGCTCGGCGGAGCCCTCGGCCCTGAATCTGAGTGA
- a CDS encoding LysR family transcriptional regulator has protein sequence MSIKLTTRHMQMIQALSESGSVSEAAEQIGVTQSALSHRIREAERLVGTALFYRHNKKLVPTSAGNRLLHSAQVILGELERAENDISKLTVGIEHVIRIGLESHSGCHWLPGFLRQFQLSHPSVSIEIIPDVSLAPLKALRQGHIDLTLISGRVAEGFRTLPLFTDEMMALLPANHLLGQHSWLSVEDIVAEPYIAYHTTPDKGREYEQLFSRYQRLPSRVIRAGMTEAVVEFVREGLGITIMPSWTAAPYLRQGGLQQRRVTEQGLFIDWQVVMRHDEASNSPVVTFARQMKKLLARR, from the coding sequence ATGAGCATCAAACTCACCACCCGTCATATGCAGATGATTCAGGCGCTGTCAGAGTCAGGCAGCGTATCCGAGGCGGCAGAACAGATTGGTGTCACCCAGTCTGCCCTCAGTCATCGTATCCGCGAGGCGGAGCGACTGGTCGGCACCGCGCTGTTCTACCGGCATAACAAGAAGCTGGTGCCCACCAGCGCCGGTAACCGCCTGCTGCACTCGGCTCAGGTGATTCTCGGTGAGCTGGAACGGGCAGAGAACGACATCAGCAAACTGACGGTGGGGATCGAACATGTGATTCGCATCGGTCTTGAGAGCCACAGTGGCTGCCACTGGCTGCCGGGCTTTCTGCGCCAGTTCCAGCTCAGCCATCCCAGCGTCAGCATCGAGATTATCCCCGATGTCTCGCTGGCTCCCCTCAAGGCACTGCGTCAGGGCCATATTGATCTGACCCTGATTTCCGGCCGGGTCGCGGAAGGGTTTCGCACCCTGCCGCTGTTTACCGATGAGATGATGGCATTGCTGCCTGCGAACCACCTTCTGGGCCAGCACAGCTGGCTGAGCGTGGAGGACATCGTGGCCGAGCCCTACATCGCTTATCACACCACACCAGACAAGGGCCGGGAGTATGAACAGCTGTTCAGCCGCTATCAGCGCCTGCCCAGCCGGGTGATTCGAGCCGGGATGACCGAAGCCGTGGTGGAATTTGTGCGTGAAGGGCTCGGCATCACCATCATGCCCAGCTGGACCGCCGCCCCCTACCTCCGACAGGGAGGCTTGCAGCAGCGACGGGTTACCGAGCAGGGCCTGTTTATTGACTGGCAGGTGGTGATGCGCCACGACGAAGCCAGTAACAGCCCGGTGGTCACTTTTGCCCGGCAGATGAAGAAACTGCTGGCACGCCGCTGA
- the msrP gene encoding protein-methionine-sulfoxide reductase catalytic subunit MsrP — translation MLIKFPSKIPASEITPEPIYRARRDFMRGVVGAGAGMALSSAWAAPAHTDKDAVDRGPDWLRQQLAAAKPDVVVAKESLTPFYNVTHYNNFYEFGYQKEDPAANSEGFNPYPWNVEIAGEVGKPGSYHLEDLLKGMELEERVYRLRCVEAWSMVIPWIGFSLASLLKRFEPTSKAKYVAFTTLKDAKQFPEQKSYFSSIDWPYIEGLRMDEAMHPLTILAVGLYGKALPNQNGAPLRLVVPWKYGFKSIKSIVRIELTETQPKTTWSEIAPDEYGFYANVNPKVDHPRWSQATERRLPSTLFSPNIVPTQMFNGYADEVASLYSGLDLRKFY, via the coding sequence ATGTTGATCAAGTTTCCCTCGAAGATTCCTGCGTCGGAAATAACTCCCGAACCTATTTATCGGGCGCGTCGTGACTTTATGCGCGGGGTGGTGGGAGCAGGGGCCGGCATGGCGCTGTCGTCAGCCTGGGCCGCTCCGGCACATACCGATAAGGACGCTGTTGATCGCGGCCCGGACTGGCTGCGCCAGCAACTGGCGGCTGCTAAGCCCGACGTGGTGGTGGCCAAGGAGTCGCTGACGCCGTTCTATAACGTCACTCACTACAACAACTTCTACGAATTTGGCTATCAGAAGGAAGACCCCGCCGCTAACAGCGAAGGCTTCAACCCCTATCCGTGGAACGTGGAAATCGCCGGAGAGGTGGGCAAACCCGGTAGCTATCATCTGGAAGATCTGCTCAAAGGGATGGAGCTGGAGGAACGGGTCTACCGCCTGCGCTGCGTTGAGGCCTGGTCGATGGTCATTCCATGGATCGGTTTTTCACTGGCCTCCCTGCTTAAGCGTTTTGAGCCTACCAGTAAGGCTAAGTATGTCGCCTTCACTACTCTCAAGGATGCCAAACAGTTCCCTGAGCAGAAGAGTTACTTCAGCAGTATTGACTGGCCGTATATCGAAGGGCTGCGTATGGATGAAGCGATGCATCCGCTGACCATCCTGGCAGTCGGTCTCTACGGTAAGGCGCTGCCCAATCAGAATGGCGCGCCGTTAAGACTGGTGGTGCCATGGAAATATGGCTTCAAGAGTATCAAATCGATTGTCAGGATTGAGCTGACCGAGACGCAGCCCAAAACCACCTGGAGCGAGATTGCACCGGATGAGTACGGCTTCTATGCCAACGTCAATCCCAAGGTCGATCACCCGCGCTGGAGCCAGGCCACCGAGCGGCGTCTGCCTTCTACCCTGTTCAGCCCCAACATTGTTCCTACCCAGATGTTTAACGGCTATGCCGATGAAGTGGCGTCGTTATACAGCGGTCTGGACCTGCGCAAGTTTTACTGA
- the kynB gene encoding arylformamidase: MSRIWDISQTLRTGLPVWPGDTEYQADRTWILEGGCPVNVAKVGFSTHSGSHADAPLHYDPQGLAIDAVALDTYIGPCLLLDVRHARGLVEPADIEAQLPEHVERVLLRTYKQFPHQQWHSDFIAIAAATIELLAARGARLIGIDSPSIDPEQSKTLDAHHTVRRHGMAILEGLVLDDVPAGHYELIAPPLKLSGLDASPVRALLRSIERD; encoded by the coding sequence ATGTCACGAATTTGGGATATTTCCCAGACGCTGCGCACAGGTCTGCCGGTGTGGCCGGGGGATACCGAGTATCAGGCTGACCGTACCTGGATACTGGAAGGCGGCTGCCCGGTGAATGTTGCTAAGGTGGGCTTCTCCACCCACAGTGGCAGCCATGCCGATGCACCGCTGCACTATGATCCGCAGGGGCTGGCGATCGATGCGGTGGCGCTGGATACCTACATCGGTCCCTGTCTGCTGCTGGATGTGCGGCATGCCCGCGGGCTGGTTGAGCCTGCAGATATCGAGGCGCAGCTGCCTGAGCATGTCGAGCGCGTACTGCTGCGTACTTACAAGCAGTTTCCGCATCAGCAATGGCATTCCGACTTTATTGCTATCGCCGCTGCCACGATTGAACTGCTGGCAGCTCGTGGTGCCCGTCTGATCGGTATCGACAGCCCCTCTATTGACCCTGAACAGTCAAAAACACTGGATGCGCACCATACGGTACGCCGCCATGGCATGGCGATTCTGGAAGGTCTGGTGCTGGACGATGTGCCAGCAGGCCACTACGAACTGATTGCCCCCCCTTTAAAACTGAGCGGTCTGGACGCGTCTCCGGTCCGAGCCTTACTGAGGAGTATTGAACGTGACTGA
- a CDS encoding DinB family protein produces MSLKHHFELMAHYNQWMNDQLYEAAAQLDNYSLMLDRGAFFGSILGTLNHILVGDTLWLQRFARHGQTLESLQPMLDIPTPGSLDAALYDTLEELYGARRMRDNLIIAFSQEADDSHYLAPLRYRNSKQQLFEKQFGYLVQHFYNHQTHHRGQVTTLLSQVGIDVGITDLLALVPEFE; encoded by the coding sequence ATGTCTCTCAAACATCACTTTGAACTGATGGCCCACTACAACCAGTGGATGAACGATCAGCTGTATGAGGCCGCTGCTCAGCTTGATAACTATTCGCTGATGCTGGATCGCGGTGCTTTCTTTGGTTCTATCCTCGGCACTCTCAATCACATTCTGGTCGGTGACACCCTGTGGCTGCAGCGCTTTGCCAGACATGGCCAGACCCTGGAGTCACTGCAGCCCATGCTGGATATACCGACGCCCGGCAGTCTGGATGCGGCACTCTATGACACTCTTGAAGAGCTCTATGGTGCACGGCGCATGCGGGATAACCTCATCATTGCCTTCAGTCAGGAGGCGGATGACAGCCACTATCTGGCGCCGCTGCGTTACCGCAACAGCAAACAGCAGCTGTTTGAAAAGCAGTTCGGCTATCTGGTTCAGCATTTCTACAATCACCAGACTCATCACCGTGGGCAGGTCACCACGCTGCTCAGTCAGGTCGGTATTGATGTTGGTATCACCGACCTGCTGGCACTGGTACCTGAGTTTGAATAG
- a CDS encoding aspartate aminotransferase family protein — protein sequence MSHSHLMPAYARQAVTFSHGEGAWLWDEQGKRYLDAVAGIAVTNLGHSHPAITAAISEQAGQLLHCSNLYGIRWQERLGERLCQLAGMDSVFFCNSGSEANETALKLARLHATRKQVRAPQILVMENSFHGRTLATLAATGNPAVHHGFFPLMPGFIRVPYDDIAAVQAAAQEHPGIVAVLVEPVQGEGGVRVAGSDYLQALRTLADEQDWLLMIDEVQTGMGRTGRWFGFQHAGIQPDVITLAKGLGNGFPIGACLASGKAHGLMMPGHHGSTFGGNPLACRVGCKVVELMEQDSIIPQAERSGQRLLDTLQEVLMELPGVVAVRGHGLLVGIELDRPCKELVARALGDEQLLISVTRDKVIRLLPALNCTAAELDEIALRAIRLVQGWSQRQYGLIGSIAEDACLA from the coding sequence ATGAGCCACTCTCATCTGATGCCTGCCTATGCCCGGCAGGCCGTTACCTTCTCCCACGGCGAGGGCGCCTGGCTGTGGGATGAACAGGGCAAGCGTTATCTGGATGCGGTGGCAGGCATCGCCGTCACCAATCTGGGCCACAGTCATCCGGCGATCACCGCTGCCATCAGCGAGCAGGCCGGGCAGTTGCTGCACTGTTCCAACCTCTATGGCATCCGCTGGCAGGAGCGGCTGGGCGAGCGGTTGTGTCAGCTCGCCGGCATGGACAGCGTGTTCTTCTGCAACTCAGGTTCAGAAGCCAATGAAACGGCGCTGAAACTGGCCCGCCTGCATGCCACCCGCAAACAGGTCAGAGCACCGCAGATTCTGGTCATGGAGAACAGTTTCCATGGCCGTACCCTGGCTACCCTCGCCGCCACCGGCAACCCTGCCGTACATCATGGTTTCTTCCCGCTGATGCCGGGTTTTATCCGTGTGCCCTATGACGATATCGCGGCCGTGCAGGCGGCAGCGCAGGAGCATCCCGGCATCGTTGCCGTGCTGGTCGAGCCGGTACAGGGGGAAGGCGGTGTGCGGGTGGCAGGCAGTGACTATCTGCAGGCACTGCGCACCCTTGCCGATGAGCAGGACTGGCTGCTGATGATCGATGAAGTACAGACCGGTATGGGCCGCACTGGCCGGTGGTTTGGTTTTCAGCACGCAGGCATCCAGCCCGATGTCATCACGCTGGCCAAGGGCCTGGGCAATGGCTTTCCCATCGGAGCCTGTCTGGCCAGTGGCAAGGCGCATGGTCTGATGATGCCCGGCCACCACGGTTCCACCTTCGGTGGTAATCCCCTGGCCTGCCGGGTGGGATGTAAAGTGGTGGAGCTGATGGAGCAGGACAGCATCATCCCTCAGGCGGAGCGCAGTGGTCAGCGGCTACTTGACACCCTGCAGGAGGTACTGATGGAGCTGCCCGGTGTGGTTGCAGTCAGAGGCCACGGGCTGCTGGTCGGCATTGAGCTGGACCGGCCCTGCAAAGAGCTGGTCGCCCGCGCACTCGGCGATGAGCAACTGCTGATTTCGGTCACCCGTGACAAGGTGATCCGTTTGTTGCCCGCGCTCAACTGCACCGCTGCCGAACTGGACGAGATCGCCTTGCGGGCCATTCGTCTGGTACAGGGCTGGTCACAGCGACAGTATGGCCTGATTGGCTCCATCGCCGAGGATGCCTGTCTGGCCTGA
- a CDS encoding sulfoxide reductase heme-binding subunit YedZ codes for MKTLPVSARRVLIFVLASLPFGWLLWATFTNHLGADPAKTVVWQTGLWALRLLLITLCVSPARRLLQWGWLMVHRRMLGLFALFYAVLHLLAYLFFILGADFSRLGEELIKRPYITVGAPALLILVVLGVTSTRAMMRRLGKSWQRLHNSVYVAVLLAWLHLFWQVRSSYFEAALYGSITAALLLIRLYWWWQRRQKVRSVVHPGQMERG; via the coding sequence TTGAAAACCCTGCCTGTAAGCGCCCGGCGCGTGCTGATCTTTGTCCTTGCCAGCCTGCCTTTCGGCTGGCTGTTGTGGGCAACCTTTACCAATCACCTCGGCGCTGACCCGGCCAAGACGGTCGTCTGGCAGACCGGGCTGTGGGCGCTGCGCCTGTTGCTGATCACCCTGTGCGTGTCGCCAGCACGACGGCTGCTGCAGTGGGGCTGGCTGATGGTGCACCGGCGTATGCTGGGGCTGTTCGCGCTGTTCTACGCGGTGCTGCACCTGCTGGCGTACCTGTTTTTTATTTTGGGAGCAGACTTCAGCCGGCTGGGCGAAGAGCTGATCAAGCGCCCCTACATTACCGTGGGTGCACCTGCTTTGCTGATCCTGGTGGTGCTGGGGGTTACGTCCACCAGAGCGATGATGCGGCGGCTGGGCAAATCCTGGCAGCGCCTGCATAACAGCGTCTATGTGGCCGTGCTGCTGGCCTGGCTGCATCTGTTCTGGCAGGTGCGCTCCAGCTATTTCGAAGCCGCTTTGTACGGCAGCATCACTGCGGCACTGCTGCTGATCCGTCTGTACTGGTGGTGGCAGCGCCGGCAGAAGGTCAGGAGTGTGGTACATCCGGGCCAGATGGAGCGAGGTTGA